One window of the Eucalyptus grandis isolate ANBG69807.140 chromosome 8, ASM1654582v1, whole genome shotgun sequence genome contains the following:
- the LOC104414948 gene encoding histidine-containing phosphotransfer protein 1, which translates to MDEGLTEMQRRLADYRSYLWKEGILDSQYLQLHELQDESNPGFVVEVASLFLTDSEKLLEDLASDLVRQDVDFQRVDAHVDRLEGGSRSIGIPRLKNACMAFRNLRNSCQEINIPG; encoded by the exons ATGGACGAGGGTCTGACGGAGATGCAGAGGAGGTTGGCTGATTATAGGAGCTACCTATGGAAAGAG GGTATCCTGGATTCTCAGTACTTACAGCTTCATGAACTGCAAGATGAGAGCAACCCGGGTTTTGTAGTGGAAGTGGCGTCTCTTTTCTTGACTGACTCTGAGAAGCTGCTCGAGGATCTCGCCAGCGATCT AGTTCGGCAAGATGTGGACTTCCAAAGGGTAGACGCCCATGTCGACCGGTTGGAGGGCGGCAGTCGTAG CATAGGAATACCGAGACTTAAGAATGCCTGCATGGCCTTCCGCAACCTCCGCAACTCCTGTCAGGAGATAAACATTCCTGGGTAA
- the LOC104414947 gene encoding probable prolyl 4-hydroxylase 4, protein MSATSFPRSLLLLSICSILVRCPSSSAASAGSIISPAKVKQVSWKPRAYVYEGFLTDLECDHLISLAKTELKRSAVADNLSGKSKLSEVRTSSGMFISKAKDPIVAGIEEKISTWTFLPKENGEDLQVLRYEHGQKYDPHYDYFADKVNIARGGHRLATVLLYLTDVEKGGETVFPNAEDPPRRRASSTVDDLSECAKKGIAVKPRRGDALLFFSLTPDAVPDPNSLHAGCPVIEGEKWSATKWIHVDSFDKIIGEGGNCTDTNESCDRWAALGECTKNPEYMIGTPELPGYCRRSCKVC, encoded by the exons ATGTCCGCAACCTCGTTCCCGCGATCCCTCCTGTTGCTCTCGATCTGCTCGATCCTCGTCCGCTGTCCGAGCTCGAGCGCGGCTTCCGCTGGCTCCATCATCTCCCCCGCGAAGGTCAAGCAAGTCTCATGGAAACCCAG AGCGTACGTGTACGAAGGGTTCCTCACGGACTTGGAATGCGACCACTTGATCTCCCTG GCGAAAACAGAGTTGAAGAGATCCGCGGTGGCGGATAATTTGTCGGGAAAGAGCAAGCTCAGTGAAGTTCGGACCAGCTCGGGGATGTTTATTTCTAAGGCCAAA GATCCTATTGTTGCTGGGATAGAGGAGAAGATTTCAACATGGACTTTTCTCCCAAAAG AAAATGGAGAAGACCTTCAAGTGCTGAGATATGAGCATGGACAGAAATATGATCCACACTATGATTACTTTGCTGATAAAGTCAATATTGCCCGAGGTGGACATCGCTTGGCAACAGTACTCCTGTATCTTACTGACGTGGAGAAGGGCGGTGAAACAGTTTTTCCCAATGCAGAG GATCCTCCTCGTCGTAGAGCTTCCAGCACAGTTGACGATCTATCTGAGTGTGCAAAGAAAGGGATCGCAG TGAAACCGAGAAGAGGCGATGCGCTCCTTTTCTTCAGTCTCACACCGGACGCTGTCCCTGACCCAAACAGCCTTCATGCGGGTTGTCCGGTGATCGAAGGTGAGAAATGGTCAGCGACGAAGTGGATTCATGTGGATTCGTTTGACAAGATAATTGGGGAAGGTGGGAACTGCACGGACACGAATGAGAGTTGTGACAGATGGGCTGCACTTGGGGAATGCACCAAGAATCCTGAATATATGATCGGGACTCCTGAGCTACCTGGTTATTGTAGGAGGAGTTGCAAGGTATGTTGA
- the LOC104417423 gene encoding histidine-containing phosphotransfer protein 1: MSMNVGQMQLQKRLVDYKNSPITEGILDSQYLQLLGLQDESNPNLVVEVASLFFTDAEQLLNDLSRELTQQNVDFQQVDVHVDRLEGQSPSIGAPRLKNACIAFRHFRNTCQETNIPVYLRCLENMRQEFLLVKSKLETLFNLEQQIAAAGGTIPIGRPHL; the protein is encoded by the exons atgaGCATGAATGTAGGTCAAATGCAATTACAGAAGAGGTTGGTTGATTACAAGAACTCCCCGATAACGGAG GGGATCTTGGATTCTCAGTACTTACAGCTTCTGGGCCTGCAAGATGAGAGCAACCCAAATTTAGTAGTGGAAGTGGCGTCTCTTTTCTTCACTGATGCTGAGCAGCTGCTCAACGATCTGTCCAGAGAACT AACTCAGCAAAATGTGGACTTCCAACAGGTTGACGTTCATGTGGACCGGTTAGAGGGCCAAAGTCCTAG CATTGGAGCACCGAGACTTAAGAATGCCTGCATAGCCTTCCGCCACTTCCGCAACACATGTCAGGAGACAAACATTCCTGT TTACCTGAGATGTCTGGAAAACATGAGACAAGAATTCCTCCTTGTGAAAAGCAAGCTTGAAACTCTTTTCAAC CTAGAGCAACAAATTGCGGCTGCTGGTGGGACGATCCCAATAGGGCGACCGCACCTCTGA
- the LOC104417422 gene encoding histidine-containing phosphotransfer protein 1, with protein MKRRGIWILCIGASGAARCDTVSLFFSNSEKLLDDFSSDLSPENVDFKRVDAHVHKLKGSSSSIGASRAKNACIAFRDFRQEENIPECLQCLQQPKQEFLLVKRKLETLFELEKQVVAAGGLIPKMQPGD; from the exons ATGAAGAGGAG GGGAATCTGGATTCTCTGTATTGGAGCTTCAGGAGCTGCAAGATGTGATACGGTGTCTCTTTTCTTCAGTAATTCTGAGAAGCTGCTTGATGATTTCTCCAGCGATCTGT CTCCGGAAAATGTGGACTTCAAAAGGGTGGATGCTCATGTTCACAAATTGAAAGGCAGCAGTTCCAG CATAGGAGCATCAAGAGCTAAGAATGCATGCATAGCGTTCCGAGACTTCCGTCAGGAGGAAAACATTCCTGA GTGCCTGCAATGTCTGCAACAACCGAAACAAGAGTTCCTCCTTGTGAAAAGAAAGCTCGAAACTCTTTTCGAG CTGGAGAAACAAGTTGTAGCTGCCGGTGGGTTGATCCCGAAGATGCAACCAGGCGATTGA